One genomic window of Brienomyrus brachyistius isolate T26 chromosome 16, BBRACH_0.4, whole genome shotgun sequence includes the following:
- the LOC125710110 gene encoding RNA-binding protein 44-like isoform X5 encodes MTSSSNKSKTTIYHMFYCQKCGTSCPINTERCPHCKITILKPQKTMCQSACTGELDVFNANRHTLGSPGDFRREQVYEEQLEDHVSDLQDGFKSACSSIHVVEAPTLQQGALGSHQIPQQKNEKFHIKSTSVYKDFAVQTNLSFDLELAVCAKKHCSLSREKTAEVIGLELESLPESCRSNSTEFDCISKECMKGSQLVIHDSKSEQVMSLGSELLDVAMVENSCFCTPAGVSDQSDPALCTESDLLDREDDWSCHQSSFEYHSVRAEDPTLQGSSATMFHPCGLIRKGDHEDNIHTLMQYQDKLQQSSGSHEEESDLRKKCKEKANPSICEDSFLSALGDEGSSDFIPYPFLLGSKRDQEIQKLPIPTAEKFVNTDVYMKDLDYITEEFKKLRLAQAELKQLKENLASPAWGERSLCCGAAQRALHAELRLLALQHAMCQQHCWRRYRTSPEGSRLLLGKREIPNSLMQVLQNLENDYQEMRRKVLSGVPLDQLRPLSVDCQRIASKGCYIPAEIAKIVLEDRQGSVQSQNSQLTVHGDSCTGRRDTPALQQQDPKERPAEINTEPGNNQCEGTAACIGQGGVTHGPPLESNTSEAWYDAEEDLESIKMEAHQKVDDGHLKIPEEDTMGCCDKKETDEDVLLYASELPCNVTEEEVTVWFRKYQVSNVQMAPFRSKQRAAIVTVDCLRSANRAIKDLNGHTIQGYTIKVEHLGTMLSAESVHKGQFSKSHSCQNNKVRSVCITQASKHRVPITKNLMNIKESVTSPETLTHQHRTTTSSLDTIMAKLSERHPEASRQRIVNSLLELQANHQGFLSGLPLKAVVEMTSALLRHPPLAIKERFQKEDANKINGN; translated from the exons ATGACCTCAAGCAGTAACAA GTCAAAAACGACTATTTACCATATGTTTTACTGCCAAAAGTGTGGGACCAGCTGTCCCATTAATACAGAGAGGTGCCCGCACTGTAAGATAACTATTTTAAAGCCTCAAAAAACAATGTGCCAGTCAG CCTGTACGGGGGAGCTGGATGTCTTTAACGCCAACAGGCACACATTGGGTTCCCCTGGAGACTTCAGAAGAGAACAGGTCTATGAGGAACAGTTGGAGGACCATGTGAGTGACCTGCAGGATGGTTTCAAGTCAGCCTGCAGCAGCATTCACGTTGTAGAAGCTCCCACTTTGCAGCAAGGAGCACTAGGTTCTCACCAGATACCTCAGCAGAAAAACGAGAAGTTTCACATTAAGAGTACCTCAGTTTACAAAGACTTTGCTGTCCAGACGAACTTGTCCTTTGATTTGGAGCTGGCGGTGTGTGCTAAGAAGCACTGCAGCCTGTCTCGTGAGAAAACTGCAGAGGTGATTGGACTGGAGCTGGAGAGCCTTCCAGAATCTTGCCGTTCCAACAGCACAGAATTTGACTGCATATCCAAAGAGTGCATGAAAGGGAGCCAGTTAGTAATTCATGATTCCAAGTCTGAACAAGTAATGTCACTTGGTAGTGAGTTGTTGGATGTTGCAATGGTGGAGAATAGTTGTTTTTGTACTCCTGCGGGTGTTTCAGATCAAAGTGATCCTGCACTGTGTACAGAGAGTGATCTTTTGGATAGAGAAGATGATTGGAGTTGTCACCAAAGCAGCTTTGAGTATCACAGCGTACGTGCAGAGGATCCCACTCTTCAGGGATCgagtgctacaatgtttcatCCATGCGGACTTATCAGAAAGGGTGATCATGAAGACAACATTCATACACTAATGCAATATCAAGACAAGTTACAGCAGTCAAGCGGCTCACATGAAGAGGAGAGTGATCTACGTAAGAAATGTAAAGAAAAAGCCAACCCATCTATATGTGAAGATTCTTTTCTGTCTGCACTGGGAGACGAGGGCAGCAGTGACTTCATTCCAT ACCCCTTCTTACTTGGCTCCAAACGAGACCAGGAGATCCAGAAGCTGCCAATCCCCACAGCTGAGAAGTTTGTAAACACTGATGTCTACATGAAAGATCTAGATTACATCACAGAG GAATTTAAGAAATTAAGACTGGCGCAAGCAGAACTGAAGCAACTGAAAGAGAATTTAGCAAG CCCTGCTTGGGGTGAACGTAGTCTGTGCTGTGGCGCTGCCCAGAGAGCACTGCATGCTGAGCTACGCCTCTTGGCTCTACAGCATGCAATGTGCCAGCAACACTGTTGGAGGCGCTATCGCACTTCGCCTGAAGGCAGCCGCCTCCTGCTGGG AAAAAGAGAAATCCCAAACAGCTTGATGCAAGTTCTCCAGAACCTAGAAAATGACTACCAAGAGATGAGGAGGAAGGTCCTGTCTGGCGTGCCTCTGGACCAGCTCCGCCCCCTGTCTGTGGACTGCCAGAGGATTGCCTCTAAGGGGTGCTACATCCCAGCAGAG ATAGCCAAGATTGTGTTAGAAGACAGACAGGG CAGCGTTCAGTCGCAGAATTCCCAGCTGACTGTACACGGTGACTCCTGCACAGGCAGAAGGGACACTCCGGCCCTCCAG CAGCAAGATCCAAAGGAAAGGCCAGCGGAGATAAATACAGAGCCAGGTAATAACCAGTGTGAAGGGACGGCTGCATGCATTGGGCAGGGTGGGGTCACACATGGACCCCCTCTAG AGTCCAACACAAGTGAGGCTTGGTATGATGCAGAAGAGGACCTTGAAAGCATCAAGATGGAGGCTCATCAAAAAGTGGATGACGGTCATCTTAAGATCCCCGAAGAAGATACAATGG GATGTTGTGATAAGAAGGAAACTGATGAAGATGTCCTCCTGTATGCCTCAGAACTCCCTTGTAATGTGACTGAG GAGGAGGTAACAGTCTGGTTTAGAAAGTATCAGGTATCTAATGTCCAGATGGCACCGTTCAGGAGCAAACAGAG GGCGGCCATTGTGACAGTTGATTGTCTCAGGAGTGCCAACAGAGCGATCAAGGACCTGAATGGTCACACCATCCAGGGGTACACAATCAAGGTGGAGCACCTAGGCACAATGCTCTCAGCTGAATCAGTCCACAAGGGGCAGTTCTCCAAGTCACATTCCTGCCAGAATAACAAAGTGAGGTCTGTGTGTATTACACAGGCCTCAAAGCATAGAGTACCTATCACCAAG AACCTGATGAATATCAAGGAATCAGTCACGTCTCCAGAAACACTCACGCATCAGCACCGCACCACCACGAGCAGCCTCGACACCATAATGGCCAAACTTTCGGAGCGACACCCTGAAGCGAGCCGGCAAAGAATCGTCAACAGCCTACTGGAGCTACAAGCGAATCACCAGGGCTTCCTCAGTGGCCTACCCTTAAAGGCTGTCGTGGAGATGACATCAGCTCTTCTAAGGCACCCTCCTCTGGCCATAAAAGAGAG GTTCCAAAAAGAAGATGCCAATAAAataaatggaaattaa
- the LOC125710110 gene encoding RNA-binding protein 44-like isoform X2, with protein MTSSSNKSKTTIYHMFYCQKCGTSCPINTERCPHCKITILKPQKTMCQSACTGELDVFNANRHTLGSPGDFRREQVYEEQLEDHVSDLQDGFKSACSSIHVVEAPTLQQGALGSHQIPQQKNEKFHIKSTSVYKDFAVQTNLSFDLELAVCAKKHCSLSREKTAEVIGLELESLPESCRSNSTEFDCISKECMKGSQLVIHDSKSEQVMSLGSELLDVAMVENSCFCTPAGVSDQSDPALCTESDLLDREDDWSCHQSSFEYHSVRAEDPTLQGSSATMFHPCGLIRKGDHEDNIHTLMQYQDKLQQSSGSHEEESDLRKKCKEKANPSICEDSFLSALGDEGSSDFIPCERCLALCARVTERQSGDAGQDFTVSFMVSRSTSTEPKGTQCDVALNTDPFLLGSKRDQEIQKLPIPTAEKFVNTDVYMKDLDYITEEFKKLRLAQAELKQLKENLASPAWGERSLCCGAAQRALHAELRLLALQHAMCQQHCWRRYRTSPEGSRLLLGKREIPNSLMQVLQNLENDYQEMRRKVLSGVPLDQLRPLSVDCQRIASKGCYIPAEIAKIVLEDRQGSVQSQNSQLTVHGDSCTGRRDTPALQQDPKERPAEINTEPGNNQCEGTAACIGQGGVTHGPPLESNTSEAWYDAEEDLESIKMEAHQKVDDGHLKIPEEDTMGCCDKKETDEDVLLYASELPCNVTEEEVTVWFRKYQVSNVQMAPFRSKQRAAIVTVDCLRSANRAIKDLNGHTIQGYTIKVEHLGTMLSAESVHKGQFSKSHSCQNNKVRSVCITQASKHRVPITKNLMNIKESVTSPETLTHQHRTTTSSLDTIMAKLSERHPEASRQRIVNSLLELQANHQGFLSGLPLKAVVEMTSALLRHPPLAIKERFQKEDANKINGN; from the exons ATGACCTCAAGCAGTAACAA GTCAAAAACGACTATTTACCATATGTTTTACTGCCAAAAGTGTGGGACCAGCTGTCCCATTAATACAGAGAGGTGCCCGCACTGTAAGATAACTATTTTAAAGCCTCAAAAAACAATGTGCCAGTCAG CCTGTACGGGGGAGCTGGATGTCTTTAACGCCAACAGGCACACATTGGGTTCCCCTGGAGACTTCAGAAGAGAACAGGTCTATGAGGAACAGTTGGAGGACCATGTGAGTGACCTGCAGGATGGTTTCAAGTCAGCCTGCAGCAGCATTCACGTTGTAGAAGCTCCCACTTTGCAGCAAGGAGCACTAGGTTCTCACCAGATACCTCAGCAGAAAAACGAGAAGTTTCACATTAAGAGTACCTCAGTTTACAAAGACTTTGCTGTCCAGACGAACTTGTCCTTTGATTTGGAGCTGGCGGTGTGTGCTAAGAAGCACTGCAGCCTGTCTCGTGAGAAAACTGCAGAGGTGATTGGACTGGAGCTGGAGAGCCTTCCAGAATCTTGCCGTTCCAACAGCACAGAATTTGACTGCATATCCAAAGAGTGCATGAAAGGGAGCCAGTTAGTAATTCATGATTCCAAGTCTGAACAAGTAATGTCACTTGGTAGTGAGTTGTTGGATGTTGCAATGGTGGAGAATAGTTGTTTTTGTACTCCTGCGGGTGTTTCAGATCAAAGTGATCCTGCACTGTGTACAGAGAGTGATCTTTTGGATAGAGAAGATGATTGGAGTTGTCACCAAAGCAGCTTTGAGTATCACAGCGTACGTGCAGAGGATCCCACTCTTCAGGGATCgagtgctacaatgtttcatCCATGCGGACTTATCAGAAAGGGTGATCATGAAGACAACATTCATACACTAATGCAATATCAAGACAAGTTACAGCAGTCAAGCGGCTCACATGAAGAGGAGAGTGATCTACGTAAGAAATGTAAAGAAAAAGCCAACCCATCTATATGTGAAGATTCTTTTCTGTCTGCACTGGGAGACGAGGGCAGCAGTGACTTCATTCCATGTGAGCGATGTCTGGCTTTGTGTGCGAGGGTCACAGAGAGGCAGTCAGGGGATGCTGGTCAGGATTTCACTGTCAGCTTCATGGTGAGCAGGTCCACCAGCACAGAACCCAAAGGTACACAGTGTGATGTTGCTCTCAATACAGACCCCTTCTTACTTGGCTCCAAACGAGACCAGGAGATCCAGAAGCTGCCAATCCCCACAGCTGAGAAGTTTGTAAACACTGATGTCTACATGAAAGATCTAGATTACATCACAGAG GAATTTAAGAAATTAAGACTGGCGCAAGCAGAACTGAAGCAACTGAAAGAGAATTTAGCAAG CCCTGCTTGGGGTGAACGTAGTCTGTGCTGTGGCGCTGCCCAGAGAGCACTGCATGCTGAGCTACGCCTCTTGGCTCTACAGCATGCAATGTGCCAGCAACACTGTTGGAGGCGCTATCGCACTTCGCCTGAAGGCAGCCGCCTCCTGCTGGG AAAAAGAGAAATCCCAAACAGCTTGATGCAAGTTCTCCAGAACCTAGAAAATGACTACCAAGAGATGAGGAGGAAGGTCCTGTCTGGCGTGCCTCTGGACCAGCTCCGCCCCCTGTCTGTGGACTGCCAGAGGATTGCCTCTAAGGGGTGCTACATCCCAGCAGAG ATAGCCAAGATTGTGTTAGAAGACAGACAGGG CAGCGTTCAGTCGCAGAATTCCCAGCTGACTGTACACGGTGACTCCTGCACAGGCAGAAGGGACACTCCGGCCCTCCAG CAAGATCCAAAGGAAAGGCCAGCGGAGATAAATACAGAGCCAGGTAATAACCAGTGTGAAGGGACGGCTGCATGCATTGGGCAGGGTGGGGTCACACATGGACCCCCTCTAG AGTCCAACACAAGTGAGGCTTGGTATGATGCAGAAGAGGACCTTGAAAGCATCAAGATGGAGGCTCATCAAAAAGTGGATGACGGTCATCTTAAGATCCCCGAAGAAGATACAATGG GATGTTGTGATAAGAAGGAAACTGATGAAGATGTCCTCCTGTATGCCTCAGAACTCCCTTGTAATGTGACTGAG GAGGAGGTAACAGTCTGGTTTAGAAAGTATCAGGTATCTAATGTCCAGATGGCACCGTTCAGGAGCAAACAGAG GGCGGCCATTGTGACAGTTGATTGTCTCAGGAGTGCCAACAGAGCGATCAAGGACCTGAATGGTCACACCATCCAGGGGTACACAATCAAGGTGGAGCACCTAGGCACAATGCTCTCAGCTGAATCAGTCCACAAGGGGCAGTTCTCCAAGTCACATTCCTGCCAGAATAACAAAGTGAGGTCTGTGTGTATTACACAGGCCTCAAAGCATAGAGTACCTATCACCAAG AACCTGATGAATATCAAGGAATCAGTCACGTCTCCAGAAACACTCACGCATCAGCACCGCACCACCACGAGCAGCCTCGACACCATAATGGCCAAACTTTCGGAGCGACACCCTGAAGCGAGCCGGCAAAGAATCGTCAACAGCCTACTGGAGCTACAAGCGAATCACCAGGGCTTCCTCAGTGGCCTACCCTTAAAGGCTGTCGTGGAGATGACATCAGCTCTTCTAAGGCACCCTCCTCTGGCCATAAAAGAGAG GTTCCAAAAAGAAGATGCCAATAAAataaatggaaattaa
- the LOC125710110 gene encoding RNA-binding protein 44-like isoform X1 yields the protein MTSSSNKSKTTIYHMFYCQKCGTSCPINTERCPHCKITILKPQKTMCQSACTGELDVFNANRHTLGSPGDFRREQVYEEQLEDHVSDLQDGFKSACSSIHVVEAPTLQQGALGSHQIPQQKNEKFHIKSTSVYKDFAVQTNLSFDLELAVCAKKHCSLSREKTAEVIGLELESLPESCRSNSTEFDCISKECMKGSQLVIHDSKSEQVMSLGSELLDVAMVENSCFCTPAGVSDQSDPALCTESDLLDREDDWSCHQSSFEYHSVRAEDPTLQGSSATMFHPCGLIRKGDHEDNIHTLMQYQDKLQQSSGSHEEESDLRKKCKEKANPSICEDSFLSALGDEGSSDFIPCERCLALCARVTERQSGDAGQDFTVSFMVSRSTSTEPKGTQCDVALNTDPFLLGSKRDQEIQKLPIPTAEKFVNTDVYMKDLDYITEEFKKLRLAQAELKQLKENLASPAWGERSLCCGAAQRALHAELRLLALQHAMCQQHCWRRYRTSPEGSRLLLGKREIPNSLMQVLQNLENDYQEMRRKVLSGVPLDQLRPLSVDCQRIASKGCYIPAEIAKIVLEDRQGSVQSQNSQLTVHGDSCTGRRDTPALQQQDPKERPAEINTEPGNNQCEGTAACIGQGGVTHGPPLESNTSEAWYDAEEDLESIKMEAHQKVDDGHLKIPEEDTMGCCDKKETDEDVLLYASELPCNVTEEEVTVWFRKYQVSNVQMAPFRSKQRAAIVTVDCLRSANRAIKDLNGHTIQGYTIKVEHLGTMLSAESVHKGQFSKSHSCQNNKVRSVCITQASKHRVPITKNLMNIKESVTSPETLTHQHRTTTSSLDTIMAKLSERHPEASRQRIVNSLLELQANHQGFLSGLPLKAVVEMTSALLRHPPLAIKERFQKEDANKINGN from the exons ATGACCTCAAGCAGTAACAA GTCAAAAACGACTATTTACCATATGTTTTACTGCCAAAAGTGTGGGACCAGCTGTCCCATTAATACAGAGAGGTGCCCGCACTGTAAGATAACTATTTTAAAGCCTCAAAAAACAATGTGCCAGTCAG CCTGTACGGGGGAGCTGGATGTCTTTAACGCCAACAGGCACACATTGGGTTCCCCTGGAGACTTCAGAAGAGAACAGGTCTATGAGGAACAGTTGGAGGACCATGTGAGTGACCTGCAGGATGGTTTCAAGTCAGCCTGCAGCAGCATTCACGTTGTAGAAGCTCCCACTTTGCAGCAAGGAGCACTAGGTTCTCACCAGATACCTCAGCAGAAAAACGAGAAGTTTCACATTAAGAGTACCTCAGTTTACAAAGACTTTGCTGTCCAGACGAACTTGTCCTTTGATTTGGAGCTGGCGGTGTGTGCTAAGAAGCACTGCAGCCTGTCTCGTGAGAAAACTGCAGAGGTGATTGGACTGGAGCTGGAGAGCCTTCCAGAATCTTGCCGTTCCAACAGCACAGAATTTGACTGCATATCCAAAGAGTGCATGAAAGGGAGCCAGTTAGTAATTCATGATTCCAAGTCTGAACAAGTAATGTCACTTGGTAGTGAGTTGTTGGATGTTGCAATGGTGGAGAATAGTTGTTTTTGTACTCCTGCGGGTGTTTCAGATCAAAGTGATCCTGCACTGTGTACAGAGAGTGATCTTTTGGATAGAGAAGATGATTGGAGTTGTCACCAAAGCAGCTTTGAGTATCACAGCGTACGTGCAGAGGATCCCACTCTTCAGGGATCgagtgctacaatgtttcatCCATGCGGACTTATCAGAAAGGGTGATCATGAAGACAACATTCATACACTAATGCAATATCAAGACAAGTTACAGCAGTCAAGCGGCTCACATGAAGAGGAGAGTGATCTACGTAAGAAATGTAAAGAAAAAGCCAACCCATCTATATGTGAAGATTCTTTTCTGTCTGCACTGGGAGACGAGGGCAGCAGTGACTTCATTCCATGTGAGCGATGTCTGGCTTTGTGTGCGAGGGTCACAGAGAGGCAGTCAGGGGATGCTGGTCAGGATTTCACTGTCAGCTTCATGGTGAGCAGGTCCACCAGCACAGAACCCAAAGGTACACAGTGTGATGTTGCTCTCAATACAGACCCCTTCTTACTTGGCTCCAAACGAGACCAGGAGATCCAGAAGCTGCCAATCCCCACAGCTGAGAAGTTTGTAAACACTGATGTCTACATGAAAGATCTAGATTACATCACAGAG GAATTTAAGAAATTAAGACTGGCGCAAGCAGAACTGAAGCAACTGAAAGAGAATTTAGCAAG CCCTGCTTGGGGTGAACGTAGTCTGTGCTGTGGCGCTGCCCAGAGAGCACTGCATGCTGAGCTACGCCTCTTGGCTCTACAGCATGCAATGTGCCAGCAACACTGTTGGAGGCGCTATCGCACTTCGCCTGAAGGCAGCCGCCTCCTGCTGGG AAAAAGAGAAATCCCAAACAGCTTGATGCAAGTTCTCCAGAACCTAGAAAATGACTACCAAGAGATGAGGAGGAAGGTCCTGTCTGGCGTGCCTCTGGACCAGCTCCGCCCCCTGTCTGTGGACTGCCAGAGGATTGCCTCTAAGGGGTGCTACATCCCAGCAGAG ATAGCCAAGATTGTGTTAGAAGACAGACAGGG CAGCGTTCAGTCGCAGAATTCCCAGCTGACTGTACACGGTGACTCCTGCACAGGCAGAAGGGACACTCCGGCCCTCCAG CAGCAAGATCCAAAGGAAAGGCCAGCGGAGATAAATACAGAGCCAGGTAATAACCAGTGTGAAGGGACGGCTGCATGCATTGGGCAGGGTGGGGTCACACATGGACCCCCTCTAG AGTCCAACACAAGTGAGGCTTGGTATGATGCAGAAGAGGACCTTGAAAGCATCAAGATGGAGGCTCATCAAAAAGTGGATGACGGTCATCTTAAGATCCCCGAAGAAGATACAATGG GATGTTGTGATAAGAAGGAAACTGATGAAGATGTCCTCCTGTATGCCTCAGAACTCCCTTGTAATGTGACTGAG GAGGAGGTAACAGTCTGGTTTAGAAAGTATCAGGTATCTAATGTCCAGATGGCACCGTTCAGGAGCAAACAGAG GGCGGCCATTGTGACAGTTGATTGTCTCAGGAGTGCCAACAGAGCGATCAAGGACCTGAATGGTCACACCATCCAGGGGTACACAATCAAGGTGGAGCACCTAGGCACAATGCTCTCAGCTGAATCAGTCCACAAGGGGCAGTTCTCCAAGTCACATTCCTGCCAGAATAACAAAGTGAGGTCTGTGTGTATTACACAGGCCTCAAAGCATAGAGTACCTATCACCAAG AACCTGATGAATATCAAGGAATCAGTCACGTCTCCAGAAACACTCACGCATCAGCACCGCACCACCACGAGCAGCCTCGACACCATAATGGCCAAACTTTCGGAGCGACACCCTGAAGCGAGCCGGCAAAGAATCGTCAACAGCCTACTGGAGCTACAAGCGAATCACCAGGGCTTCCTCAGTGGCCTACCCTTAAAGGCTGTCGTGGAGATGACATCAGCTCTTCTAAGGCACCCTCCTCTGGCCATAAAAGAGAG GTTCCAAAAAGAAGATGCCAATAAAataaatggaaattaa
- the LOC125710110 gene encoding RNA-binding protein 44-like isoform X8: protein MTSSSNKSKTTIYHMFYCQKCGTSCPINTERCPHCKITILKPQKTMCQSACTGELDVFNANRHTLGSPGDFRREQVYEEQLEDHEFKKLRLAQAELKQLKENLASPAWGERSLCCGAAQRALHAELRLLALQHAMCQQHCWRRYRTSPEGSRLLLGKREIPNSLMQVLQNLENDYQEMRRKVLSGVPLDQLRPLSVDCQRIASKGCYIPAEIAKIVLEDRQGSVQSQNSQLTVHGDSCTGRRDTPALQQQDPKERPAEINTEPGNNQCEGTAACIGQGGVTHGPPLESNTSEAWYDAEEDLESIKMEAHQKVDDGHLKIPEEDTMGCCDKKETDEDVLLYASELPCNVTEEEVTVWFRKYQVSNVQMAPFRSKQRAAIVTVDCLRSANRAIKDLNGHTIQGYTIKVEHLGTMLSAESVHKGQFSKSHSCQNNKVRSVCITQASKHRVPITKNLMNIKESVTSPETLTHQHRTTTSSLDTIMAKLSERHPEASRQRIVNSLLELQANHQGFLSGLPLKAVVEMTSALLRHPPLAIKERFQKEDANKINGN, encoded by the exons ATGACCTCAAGCAGTAACAA GTCAAAAACGACTATTTACCATATGTTTTACTGCCAAAAGTGTGGGACCAGCTGTCCCATTAATACAGAGAGGTGCCCGCACTGTAAGATAACTATTTTAAAGCCTCAAAAAACAATGTGCCAGTCAG CCTGTACGGGGGAGCTGGATGTCTTTAACGCCAACAGGCACACATTGGGTTCCCCTGGAGACTTCAGAAGAGAACAGGTCTATGAGGAACAGTTGGAGGACCAT GAATTTAAGAAATTAAGACTGGCGCAAGCAGAACTGAAGCAACTGAAAGAGAATTTAGCAAG CCCTGCTTGGGGTGAACGTAGTCTGTGCTGTGGCGCTGCCCAGAGAGCACTGCATGCTGAGCTACGCCTCTTGGCTCTACAGCATGCAATGTGCCAGCAACACTGTTGGAGGCGCTATCGCACTTCGCCTGAAGGCAGCCGCCTCCTGCTGGG AAAAAGAGAAATCCCAAACAGCTTGATGCAAGTTCTCCAGAACCTAGAAAATGACTACCAAGAGATGAGGAGGAAGGTCCTGTCTGGCGTGCCTCTGGACCAGCTCCGCCCCCTGTCTGTGGACTGCCAGAGGATTGCCTCTAAGGGGTGCTACATCCCAGCAGAG ATAGCCAAGATTGTGTTAGAAGACAGACAGGG CAGCGTTCAGTCGCAGAATTCCCAGCTGACTGTACACGGTGACTCCTGCACAGGCAGAAGGGACACTCCGGCCCTCCAG CAGCAAGATCCAAAGGAAAGGCCAGCGGAGATAAATACAGAGCCAGGTAATAACCAGTGTGAAGGGACGGCTGCATGCATTGGGCAGGGTGGGGTCACACATGGACCCCCTCTAG AGTCCAACACAAGTGAGGCTTGGTATGATGCAGAAGAGGACCTTGAAAGCATCAAGATGGAGGCTCATCAAAAAGTGGATGACGGTCATCTTAAGATCCCCGAAGAAGATACAATGG GATGTTGTGATAAGAAGGAAACTGATGAAGATGTCCTCCTGTATGCCTCAGAACTCCCTTGTAATGTGACTGAG GAGGAGGTAACAGTCTGGTTTAGAAAGTATCAGGTATCTAATGTCCAGATGGCACCGTTCAGGAGCAAACAGAG GGCGGCCATTGTGACAGTTGATTGTCTCAGGAGTGCCAACAGAGCGATCAAGGACCTGAATGGTCACACCATCCAGGGGTACACAATCAAGGTGGAGCACCTAGGCACAATGCTCTCAGCTGAATCAGTCCACAAGGGGCAGTTCTCCAAGTCACATTCCTGCCAGAATAACAAAGTGAGGTCTGTGTGTATTACACAGGCCTCAAAGCATAGAGTACCTATCACCAAG AACCTGATGAATATCAAGGAATCAGTCACGTCTCCAGAAACACTCACGCATCAGCACCGCACCACCACGAGCAGCCTCGACACCATAATGGCCAAACTTTCGGAGCGACACCCTGAAGCGAGCCGGCAAAGAATCGTCAACAGCCTACTGGAGCTACAAGCGAATCACCAGGGCTTCCTCAGTGGCCTACCCTTAAAGGCTGTCGTGGAGATGACATCAGCTCTTCTAAGGCACCCTCCTCTGGCCATAAAAGAGAG GTTCCAAAAAGAAGATGCCAATAAAataaatggaaattaa